The following is a genomic window from Labeo rohita strain BAU-BD-2019 chromosome 15, IGBB_LRoh.1.0, whole genome shotgun sequence.
caatattccTTTATCCAAAATTTTTGCAAAAAACCTTTGACCATAATTGCTGCATACATGTACAGGTTTAAAAATCTAGTTTAGGGCAAATCCAGTATCATGGATGTGACATTTTGCGTTATGGATGTGAAATATAAATGCTTAGAGAATGTATGTGTTACCAATGTACCAAAccatctgtttattttaataaacccttgttgataacatcagaaaaatatcagtctatgcacaagttttctttgttaaaaaaggtaaataaccATGCGTTttggatgtgacaaaaaaagGACATAGTTTTTGAATGACTACATACTTTGTGGGATTCTgctaattaaaatgcacaaaccagacaCAATAACacccaacaaatagagaagcgatgtctcttcacagaacatataattgttactttatctgatgtgtctatttatgaggaatatgCTGTTATGGATGTGATAAGTCTGAAAACTGACTATGGAAACTCTTgcactaaaaaagaaaaagaaaatcctttaaaaactttaagagaGACCTCACAGGGCATTTGAACcaccaaatgttgacatctgtgctgtcagtatagtaaaaacctTTTGTAAAACCTTTTTTCATGTTAAGGTTGACATTTGCATGGAATTAccctttaatattataatgaataataataattattttgtattacaaacaaatttaaaagaGGAAAATAGAGGTGAATAAACAcaactttaactaaaaaaataattacaaaattttcattttcatgtctACATtccagatatatatatatatatatatatatatatatatatatatatatatgtattacattaaaaaaaattgtaatgcaatgtaatataatatgatagTTTGAggaaatacactgaaaaaaagatacatttcacaaacaaatattgaattaaacatgaaattttaagGTAGAATTTTCTAACAAATGTACTccaatctttgttttatttacaatttcgaaaaatctatttttacagtgtagaaagcATCTAATATTTTATGACCTAGGAATTAGTCAGTGATTTGTATCTCCATGTTTACGAGACATATACATGGGACATTCCTGTTATTATAATGACTCTTTGCATGACTGTTGCATGCTGAACCAAAAAACAACCGTTTGACAAACcatttcaaattgaaaacagtgAGGCAGTGTGTcagaaaaaatgttaacaaaggATGTGATTTTGAGAGTATtgctttttttcagataaatatcTGGAACAAACAGTTGCTGAGTAATGCAGACCTTCTGGAATGACTGTGTGGGTGTTGCTagtattttcaaatattatttccatGTTATAAGAATGAAAGTTTGGTGTATTTATAGCACAAGAGTTGAGTACACAGGGTTTTCAAAGGTATATACAGATTACCTGTTCATTTATGCCAGTATAAATATGCATGTTTAAAATTGTGAGTATAAGATACTAAAATATACTCTGAGTCAGTGGGGTCAGAAAAGGTCTTAATTTGGGAATTTCCAGAGGTGGACTCTTCTATTCCCCAGTGGTTTGTGCTTTGAGAATAAACAGCAAATATGAAGAAATTGCCATCATTAACAGAGCTCGTAATTATTTGCACATTTTACAACTTATGCAAGTCATTGTTAAGAGaataaagacaataaaaaaagCCTGAATTTTCAAAGTTGTACATAGAAAATATTATACAAGACAATGTTACTTCTGCAATTTACATGCTTGTACTACACAATaacatgttatttatatattctttcAGTACCTGCATCAGTTGTCCATGCTTTTCTGTGTCTCTTTTTATATCCCGAGgaaacttgttttaaatgtagAATGAATCATAAATGGATCATTGAGAAAATATGTTAAGTGGgtatgaatatatgaattaaagctgcattgaacaGTTTGGGTTGTGCAAAGAGCTCTACACCTGTGAACCCTGAAGGCAGCAACAATGAGATGGTTTTATACCATTTTTTATGTTCTTCCTTTTGAATTTCCCCGCAGGCTTTTTCTTTGCAGGAATGTGCTTGATTATGATTATGCCAGAACAGTTACACTGACTTGGAAAAACATGACTATTGCACTGAATAACAATCTGCTGATTATGGTAAGCATAAACTGACATTTCAAGTTGTTTGGGTGCATGCCAGTGAGCCTTAAGGTGCTTTACCTGCATCACAAggtgtgtgacatcacactatGTTTCCCCATGAAACCTGTGTATTTACAAATTTTCCACTTGGCAGTTGACCAACTTTTAATCTTACACATTTAATTTGTACGTATTAGGCAGGACtttaaataaactgtttcctgAAATAGTTCACAATGATTGAAAACGGTTTACCTTGTTTTCAAAGACTGTTTTGTAACTtgcaaatatgaaaatatgatgTGCAAATAATGTATATGCACGTGTCCTCGTCatgaaaatattcaaaaacattgaaaGTCCCCACATCCCCATGCGGCGTAATATCCCAAACACAAACTGGTCAGTTGACATTTTCTTAACTCGCTGTCTATTTTCACCGTGTGAACGTGCAATGAATTTTTAGCACAAGAATTCCCAGTACTTTTGCCATCTGTTCTTGACAGTTGTGATGCAACATGAAACGTCATTGTTGGGtatctgtgttattttagtgtaattgagacactaatattattaaaatgtaagtaatattgttgtgtttttgcttttaaatgtctttgattcacatttacatttagacatttagcagacgcttttatccaaagcgacttaatatatatgtaagtcatttttatgtaatttacagtcattttagaGTGTCAGGTTAAActacactcctaaaaataaaggtgctttaaaaggttctccACATCGATGCCGTAGAAGAACCATtgttggttccacaaagaaccattcagtcaaaggttctttaaagaaccatctatTTCTTACCTTAATATAATCTGAAGGGCCTTCTTTCgctacaaagaaccttttgtgaaacagaaaggttcttcagatgctcaaggttctttatggaaccatttagacaaaaaaggttcttctatggcatcgtgaagcacctttatttttaagagcgtgtatgaaaatgagaaatgtttccttaaaattgtattttatttcagtttcaatgcttaatttatttgaattaaacgATTTTAGTTAACTTTAGTCACCTTGTTTGGTATGTAAATCTCTGTTTACAAATTcccattggaaaaaaaaatccagtagaCAGTTACTCTCCGGTGTTTATTAAAATTAGGCCTCTAATCACATGTAACTAGTGATAATAATGGCTTGCAATGGGAATGTGTTCTTAATTAAGTCCACCAGGGCTGCAATGAATGTATGTTCAGCTCACAGAGAACTTCACAACCGCCAACTTCACAGTTTTACCTGAAGCAAAGCAATCAtgaccttttaaaatatattgggAGTGtgcaaatgtaataaaatcaaaattaaagtcACACCGCAGAACAAAGATATATGAAATTCATTGTGAAAATTTGCGAGCCATTGCAACTTTAAATTTCTCCTTTTTTAAGACCTCCCAACTAGTCTTGTTTTGCTGAAACCATGTCAAAACTCATTATCAGAGCAATAAAAAATCTTAGTAAGCATGGAAATAGAAGCACGCCAAGTGGTATAAAACTCTCTCTCATTCTAGTAGTAGTATGAATAGACTGCTTCAAAACTATTATTGTACGTTTCTTCAGGGCAAAACTTTTCCTGGTGTTTAATATGTAAGTATTTGTGTTTGAGGACATAATTTTGTGCATTACTGCCAGAAATTCTGGGTGGGTTTGTGATTGTGCTTTAATTGGtttttgttctctttctttctttcttttagatTGAGTTTCAAATATTTCTCTAGTTCATAAGACATGAGAAAAGCCGCAAAAACCTGTGTAATCATGACCaacatgatctttgcatgtttatcTTTTAAGCCCACATCCCGACCTACTTGgaaatgaatgtatttttacGCTTGCGTTACAGTAACTGGTACAAAATGTGTttgccatttttctttttttttttttttggtgatggCAGGTAACAGAGTTTCTTGTCCACACATGCCATTACTTTGAAGCATTTGTATTCGGATATGAAATTTTCTAAATCTTTGACAAGTAAAatacatagtcaccactagtaagctactactaaatatattgtaaaaagtttaatttgttgtaaagttgctttgcaacgatatgtattgtgaaaagtgctataaatttgaactgaattgaaaaaTAGTTGGATCATACTATAATTCTGATGATATTTAGGTTTTCCTTGTCTGACACCaatttgtatatgttttttaatagtagTGCGGTAACTATTTTGATACTTTTATGTACCAGCAAGTGTTTTTATCTTGAATCCTTATCTTCTGTAGATTTCCCTCAGCAATTTGCCTTTAAAGTAAGTATTCAGCAACAGACGCCAAACTTTCCCAGCTTTCCCTTAACAGCGttgcttaaaattattttaaagatgcAACGACTGAACGAAATAAATGGCTTTGGAGAAACATCTTATTGCAATATATTAATATCTTACATAAGCAGGCAAATGTACAGACAGTTGACCAGAGTAGATAAAAGTTAAATTTGATGTGAAAGACTCCGGCGCCATCCAGTGTATGCATACCAAACTTTACCAAATGCATTCTGtctacaaaaaaatgtttattaatgcgCGGAGGAGAcaaactgtttttattgcatgttcttggtgtaaaaaaaatctgataaataaTATGCGtcgtgaagtaaaaaaaaaatagatcaaatgaaaaaaataaataaataaaatacattgtgaAGTATTGCAAAATGTACCGATCACTTggcatgaacaaaaacaaaactattagTTATAGATTAAATACGACTATTATGAACAAATAcgtaaatatacatacatacgaGCGCCATTGTGTGTTGTGATGGGAAGTCCGACTCATTTCAGCTGATCGGTTCTTTTGAACAATTTTACCGAACCGGTTCAATGATTCATTTTATGCTGTAGCCTACGTGATTGCGTCATCACGTTGTATCCGAAATAGCAAAATCCCGCATTAATGTAGACacatatttctgtttattaCGTTTTTAGTTTTATCTTCAAGTATGTTTATTGCATATGTGCTCGAGTTCAATCGCAACAAAGATTCAGTTCTGAAACattaatctaaaattaattttcatgtCTACAAAAGCTATCTCATAagtaggttttatttttaacatttttggaaaGTACAGTACGGTTCTCGGTTCATTACAAGAGACGCTTCGCCGAATCAGTGCTATTCATAAACGAATCATTCAACCGCTCAGACGGATTTTGTGGAGTCACTAAAAGGATTCGGCTCAAAAGAATCAGATTTCATTAATGTGGTGGGCGTTGTATATCTGTGTAAACAGAGCGGGTATTATTTCTAGCAAGCGCAGGGAAAAGCAACGGCGTGTGTGTGATTCCGTTAACATTTTCCAGcgtttaaaatcatattttttaagcGACTCCttagtttttatcattttttgctAGCACGTTCTCTGGAAATGGGCTAAATGTTTAAAAGCTGTCGATACAGAACTATATAAAATGGGTTCGACGAACTCCACCCTATTAAAAATCCCAAACGTCGAGGTGTTGATGCGGGAAACTGGCTGTGAGTAACATTTGACACAATTGTGCTTTGTTACTGGCTAGTTATTGCTGTTGTCGGGTAAACAAcgatataaaataacatttcccTGCACGTttgttgccatttttatttgtaactaAGATAAAAGCATGTCAAATGTGGTACAAATTCGGTTTGTATGAGCGAACTGTCCTAGACTGACAGTGACAGGTGTTGTTTAGTTTATGAGAATTTACTTTCCAGTTGCAAAACAATGTTACTCAAATACAATTGCACAGAAAGTACAGGTATGTGTGTATGTCGAACACCTGAGTGAGTTTCAGTGAAGCTGGTTCTAGAAATAGTTAAATTGTTTTTGGGCTTTGCTGAGTTAGGCGATTTGCTGAGTCATGATTTTCAGtgaaacattttcataattaatgtgattTCTCTTTTCCAGTCTCGCCTGCCCACATTATTCGTCTCCATGATCGCTTCAAAGCTCTGGATAAAGAAGGACGTGGTTATCTCTGGTGAGACTGATGTTTTATTCATGGCAGGTGGCTTTTGTAATCGCATAAATACTGACCCATTCGTCTTGTCTCATTCTCACTAAGTCCCCAGGATTTTGGAGCTATAAAGGAGCTGGCAATGAACCCCATAGGAGACAGAATAATAGGTGCCTTCTTCTCCCCCCGGGTAATGAATCTTGGCATGAGCTACAGATATTAGGAGAGTGAAAATAATTGATGTTCACACTGGATTCTTGAACATTGGATTCTAACATAAAAAACTAGCACAAGTCCTGAACTGTCTAATGTTTTTCCATGCCAACCTATTGTTGTCgtataatttatttcagataagCCCACCCCTAAATGACTCATGGTGGTTAGTCGATTTGTATTTTGGTCATACAGTCTTTTCAGTCTaatagagtgtttttttttactataataacctgcaatgatcaggaaatttgtttattattttttaataaccaaAATCTTAAACGGTCCTTGTGTCTTGAAGTTATAAACAATTATGCTGATCTCAGGAAGGAAACGGTGGACTTCCACACATTCGTGAAGATCCTGGCTCATTTCCGGCCTGTTGACAAGGACCGACCCAAAGAGCCCAATTCTCCCGAGCCCATTAATAGCAGGAGCAACAAACTCAAATGTATGTTTGCTTTTGCTTGGTAGATTAACCACATCATCTCAGTCTCAATAATGTAATATGGGTGATGTTACTGtagagataatgtacattcagacGGCCATTATCACTTGAATAGACAGCCTGAAAGGGTTTATTTCATGAtaatgactgactgactgaacaGTATCCTGCTTATTACATGGCTGTTCACCAAATAAAGTGACTTGAGATATTGATTTCAGTTTAAATAATCTTCTTCCTTCTCGCCTGGTTCTTCATTCCTGTAGTTGCGTTTCAGTTGTACGACCAAGACAAGGATGGCAAGATTTCAAGAGATGAGCTTTTAAAGGTCACTAGCTGCTTC
Proteins encoded in this region:
- the chp2 gene encoding calcineurin B homologous protein 2 — protein: MGSTNSTLLKIPNVEVLMRETGFSPAHIIRLHDRFKALDKEGRGYLCPQDFGAIKELAMNPIGDRIIGAFFSPRETVDFHTFVKILAHFRPVDKDRPKEPNSPEPINSRSNKLKFAFQLYDQDKDGKISRDELLKVLRAMLGMQVTEEQLESIADRTIQEADLDRDDAISFEEFRKSLEKVNIDHKMSIRFLR